Below is a genomic region from Haliotis asinina isolate JCU_RB_2024 chromosome 14, JCU_Hal_asi_v2, whole genome shotgun sequence.
cggccgcaatatagctggaatattgctcactgcGTCGTAAActattcgctcactcactgaaattgAGTCATTTCTGGTTGTATCAGCATACCCAACGATGCGATCAGTTATTCCAAATATAACAGGTTTGGTCATTCTTAGTACACATCACTATCACTGTTTTCACAGATACATCTACACAGATGACACGTCAGTGGACTCGGACAATGCCACCGTGTTACTGCATGCAGCCAGGAAATACGCCGTCGCTCTGCTGGAGAATAAATGCCTGCAGTTTCTACAACGGAACCTCACTGTGGACAATGCGTGTTATGTATTAGACATAGCATATCGACACGGATATGTAAAGCTGTTCGACGCAGCTCTTTCGTTTGTTAAAGGTCATGGTCAGAGATGTCTCCAATCGCACGGATTCCTGATGCTTAGCAAGGAACTGGTGGATCAGATAATCCTCACCTCTGATCTCATTGCCTTTAAACACGTGGTGTTAAAAACCCTAGATCGGTGGTCCGAGTTTGAATGTCAACGTcagggaagggagataactaaaAACTCAAAGAAAGCCGTTCTGGGGCGGACCTTGGAAAAGATGACGTTCAACGTAGATTCTTTTTTAGTTCATGAATTGAGGGCTTTGAGAATGTTTTCTAGCGTTCAGGGCGAACAGTATAGATCTGATGGAAGCAAAGCTGACCTCTTCACGCAGTTCGAGTGTACAAAGACTCACAAAAATATCTCTTCTGAAAGTCAGATGAGCGACAAAGCACCTAAAAAGACAGAAGACGTGTTAACGTCACGTTATCAGACGTCAGGTAGACGTTATGAAACAACCCGTAACTGCTACACTTACTACGGGTTTTCTGATGCAGTTCTATTCCGGTGCAATAAGAAAATCAGTCTCCGTGGCTTTCAGTTGTATGGCCCTCTCAAAGGTTTGGCAAACTACGACGTTATAACGAACATCCTCGACAATAACGACTTATCCCTCCCCATGTCTGTGCTGGAATGCTCCTACGCCGTGAACGACGACGAGGAGGTGTTTGATGTGATGTACAAGAATGCTGTGGCTATCAAGGCCGATGTGTGGTACACGCTGGTGGTAAAGATTCTTGGACCTGACTCGAGAGCCGGTTACGGGGGTAATATTCAGGTCCGTTGTCCTGATGGCGTTGTACTGGACTTCCGGAACTCGGAGAAGAGTGAAAACGGCACGAGTGTGACCGTTGGTCAAATACCAGCACTCGTGTATAGTATCAGATAGTATTGTCTGGTTGATTTGTGATCGACAAACGAGTATGGACGGACGAAATGAAAGTATACTGAGagaaaacaaataagggaaggGATCACATAAAGCACggatgttcccttatttgtttccaggtttcttcacaagctatgcGATACACAAGCCTTTGAAGCAAAAAATAAAGGGACACTACTGCCTTCATGTGACCCCATGTTGTTTAAAATCAGTATATATGTTTTGGATCTGACCAAACAACTACAAACGCAACACAACCGTGACTGTGTTAAAAGCA
It encodes:
- the LOC137261682 gene encoding BTB/POZ domain-containing protein 6-B-like, which gives rise to MATTSDDGEVSTGFVNDWQAGKTLPQCNRHMLDTEAYCDVTFRNENADILIHAHRYTLVSRSCVLHAILSHHLAGKPEITIPVEDSDDFKQFLVYLYTDSTVIDTDNVSSLLHLSRKYSLTNLEDMCLDFIHTEKLPTTNTPEERETSSNVNWQAGMSLSQCNMHMLNTEDGCDVTFLVGSEHHVIKAHRYVLISRSCVFDAMLSDDWAKSSDVRVPDMTPDHFKQFLIYIYTDDTSVDSDNATVLLHAARKYAVALLENKCLQFLQRNLTVDNACYVLDIAYRHGYVKLFDAALSFVKGHGQRCLQSHGFLMLSKELVDQIILTSDLIAFKHVVLKTLDRWSEFECQRQGREITKNSKKAVLGRTLEKMTFNVDSFLVHELRALRMFSSVQGEQYRSDGSKADLFTQFECTKTHKNISSESQMSDKAPKKTEDVLTSRYQTSGRRYETTRNCYTYYGFSDAVLFRCNKKISLRGFQLYGPLKGLANYDVITNILDNNDLSLPMSVLECSYAVNDDEEVFDVMYKNAVAIKADVWYTLVVKILGPDSRAGYGGNIQVRCPDGVVLDFRNSEKSENGTSVTVGQIPALVYSIR